From the Kogia breviceps isolate mKogBre1 chromosome 15, mKogBre1 haplotype 1, whole genome shotgun sequence genome, one window contains:
- the CLDN5 gene encoding claudin-5, which produces MGSAALEILGLVLCLVGWVGLILACGLPMWQVTAFLDHNIVTAQTTWKGLWMSCVVQSTGHMQCKVYDSVLALSTEVQAARALTVGAVLLALVALFVTLAGAQCTTCVAPGLGKARVALTGGALYALCGLLALVPLCWFANIVVREFYDPTVPMSQKYELGAALYIGWAASALLMCGGGLVCCGAWVCAGRPDFGFPVKYSAPRRPTASGDYDKKNYV; this is translated from the coding sequence ATGGGGTCGGCGGCGCTGGAGATTCTTGGCCTGGTGTTGTGCCTGGTGGGATGGGTGGGCCTGATCCTGGCGTGCGGGCTGCCCATGTGGCAGGTGACCGCTTTCCTGGACCACAACATCGTGACGGCACAGACCACTTGGAAGGGGCTGTGGATGTCGTGCGTGGTGCAGAGCACAGGGCACATGCAGTGCAAGGTGTACGACTCGGTGCTGGCGCTGAGCACAGAGGTGCAGGCGGCGCGGGCGCTCACGGTGGGCGCCGTGCTTCTGGCGCTTGTCGCGCTCTTCGTGACCCTGGCGGGCGCGCAGTGCACCACCTGCGTGGCCCCCGGCCTGGGTAAGGCGCGCGTGGCCCTCACAGGCGGCGCGCTCTACGCGCTCTGCGGGCTGTTGGCGCTCGTGCCGCTCTGCTGGTTCGCCAACATCGTGGTCCGGGAGTTCTACGACCCGACCGTGCCCATGTCGCAGAAGTACGAGCTGGGCGCCGCGCTCTACATCGGCTGGGCCGCCTCGGCGCTGCTCATgtgcggcggcggcctcgtgtgCTGCGGCGCCTGGGTCTGCGCCGGCCGCCCCGACTTCGGCTTCCCGGTCAAGTACTCGGCGCCGCGGCGGCCTACGGCCAGCGGCGACTATGACAAGAAGAACTATGTTTGA
- the CDC45 gene encoding cell division control protein 45 homolog has translation MFVLDFRKEFYEVVQSQRVLLFVASDVDALCACKILQALFQCDHVQYTLVPVSGWQELETAFLEHKEQFHYFILINCGANVDLLDILQPDEDTVFFVCDTHRPVNVVNVYNDAQIKLLIKQDDDLEVPAYDDIFRDEEEDKEHSGNESDEGSEPSEKRTRLEEEIAEQTLKRRKRREWEARRRDILFDYEQYEYHGTSSAMVMFDLAWMMSKDLSDMLWWAIVGLTDQWVQDKITQMKYVTDVGILQRHVSRHNHRHEDEEHALSVDCMRISFEYDLRLVLYQHWSLHDSLCNTCYTAARFKLWSLHGQKRLQEFLAVVGLPLKQVKQKFQSMDVSLKENLREMIEESANKFGMKDMRVQTFSIHFGFKHKFLASDVVFATMSLMESPEKDGSGTDNFIQALDSLSRGNLDKLYRGLELAKQQLRATQQTIASCLCTNLIISQGPFLYCSLMEGTPDVVLFSRPAALSLLSKHLLKSFVCSTKNRRCKLLPLVMAAPLSVEQGTVTMVGIPPETDSSDRKNFFGRAFEKAAEGTNSRTLHNHFDLSVIELKAEDRSKFLDALVSLLS, from the exons ATGTTCGTGTTAGATTTCCGCAAGGAGTTCTACGAGGTGGTCCAGAGCCAG AGGGTCCTTCTTTTCGTGGCCTCGGACGTGGACGCTCTGTGCGCTTGCAAGATCCTTCAG GCCCTGTTCCAGTGTGACCACGTGCAGTATACACTGGTTCCAGTTTCTGGGTGGCAAGAACTTGAAACTGCATTTCTTGAGCATAAAGAACAG ttccactattttatcctcaTAAACTGTGGCGCTAACGTGGACCTGTTGGATATCCTTCAACCCGATGAAGACACCGTATTTTTCGTGTGTGACACTCACAGGCCAGTCAATGTCGTGAACGTGTACAACGATGCCCAG ATCAAACTGCTCATTAAACAAGATGATGACCTTGAAGTTCCTGCCTATGACGACATTTTTAGGGATGAAGAGGAAGATAAAGAACATTCGGGAAATGAAAGTGACGAGGGGTCAGAGCCTTCCGAGAAGCGCACACGGTTGGAGGAG GAGATCGCCGAGCAAACCTTGAAGAGGAGGAAGCGAAGAGAATGGGAGGCCCGGAG AAGAGACATACTCTTTGACTATGAGCAGTACGAATATCACGGGACGTCG TCGGCCATGGTGATGTTTGACCTGGCGTGGATGATGTCCAAGGACCTGAGCGACATGCTGTG GTGGGCCATCGTTGGACTAACGGACCAGTGGGTGCAAGACAAGATTACCCA GATGAAGTACGTGACCGATGTGGGCATCCTGCAGCGGCACGTGTCCCGGCACAACCACCGGCATGAGGATGAGGAACACGCGCTCTCCGTCGACTGCATGCGCATCTCCTTCGAGTACGA CCTCCGCCTGGTGCTCTATCAGCACTGGTCCCTCCACGACAGCCTGTGTAACACGTGCTACACTGCGGCCAGATTCAAGCTCTGGTCCCTTCACGGGCAGAAGCGGCTGCAGGAGTTCCTCGCGGTTGTGGG TCTCCCCCTGAAACAGGTGAAGCAGAAGTTTCAGTCCATGGATGTCTCCTTGAAGGAGAATTTGCGGGAGATGATTGAAGAGTCTGCGAATAAATTTGG CATGAAGGACATGCGCGTCCAGACTTTCAGCATCCATTTTGGCTTCAAGCATAAGTTCCTGGCCAGTGATGTGGTCTTTGCCACCATGTCGCTAATGGAGAGCCCCGAGAAAGACGGCTCTGGGACGGATAACTTCATCCAGGCTCTGGACAGTCTCTCCAG GGGGAACCTGGACAAGCTGTACCGCGGCCTGGAGCTCGCCAAGCAGCAGCTGCGCGCCACACAGCAGACCATCGCCAGCTGCCTCTGCACCAACCTCATCATTTCCCAGGGGCCCTTCCTCTACTGCTCTCTCATGGAG GGCACCCCAGACGTTGTGCTGTTCTCTAGGCCAGCCGCCCTGAGCCTGCTCAGCAAGCACCTGCTCAAGTCCTTCGTGTGTTCG ACGAAGAACCGGCGCTGCAAGCTACTGCCCTTGGTGATGGCCGCCCCCCTGAGCGTGGAGCAGGGTACCGTAACCATGGTGGGCATCCCCCCAGAGACCGACAGCTCGGACAGAAAGAA CTTTTTTGGCCGGGCGTTTGAGAAGGCGGCGGAGGGCACCAACTCCCGGACACTGCACAACCATTTCGATCTCTCAG TGATTGAGCTGAAAGCCGAGGACCGCAGCAAGTTCCTGGATGCACTCGTGTCCCTCCTGTCCTAG